In Streptomyces globosus, the following proteins share a genomic window:
- a CDS encoding GntR family transcriptional regulator — protein MSGPPRADNRPPYARIAGHYRDRISSGDLAPGDLLPSIKTLATEWNVSTATADRAMRLLREEKLVQGIPGVGTEVMARPISLSSGSERHDRSSKTQSSWGVGEKSSGHTAGIVEAPEDVAHALGISPGDDVIRRSRVYRDDHGIVSHSTSWIPAEFARVLPELARSARLKGGLSLDLIARATGRQVAKRIDEESARIATADDLRLLELEAGTTAAILVLTARFMDADGEVLEYGVDLGAPGRTRRTTSEVLR, from the coding sequence CCGCCGTACGCGCGCATCGCGGGCCACTACCGCGACCGGATCAGCTCCGGGGACCTCGCACCCGGCGATCTCCTGCCCAGCATCAAGACGCTGGCCACCGAGTGGAACGTCAGCACCGCTACCGCGGACCGTGCGATGCGGCTGCTGCGCGAGGAGAAGCTCGTACAGGGCATCCCCGGCGTGGGCACAGAGGTGATGGCCCGCCCCATCTCGCTGTCCTCCGGATCGGAGCGTCACGACCGCAGCAGCAAGACCCAGTCCTCTTGGGGCGTCGGCGAGAAATCGTCCGGCCACACCGCCGGCATAGTCGAAGCTCCAGAGGACGTTGCGCACGCGCTTGGCATTTCGCCTGGTGACGACGTGATTCGCCGCAGCCGTGTCTACCGGGACGATCACGGCATCGTCTCCCACTCCACGTCCTGGATCCCCGCCGAGTTCGCTCGGGTGCTGCCGGAACTCGCGCGCAGCGCGCGACTCAAGGGCGGGCTGTCGCTCGACTTGATCGCTCGGGCCACCGGACGCCAGGTTGCTAAGCGGATCGACGAGGAGTCGGCGCGCATCGCCACCGCCGACGACCTCAGGCTCTTGGAGCTGGAGGCCGGCACCACCGCAGCGATCCTGGTCCTAACCGCCCGCTTTATGGACGCCGATGGCGAGGTGCTGGAGTACGGCGTGGACCTGGGCGCCCCGGGCCGCACGCGCAGGACGACCTCGGAGGTCCTGCGTTGA
- a CDS encoding AAA family ATPase gives MTARLSEALSGRPDPAPRAILLSGLQGSGKTTLARALEQAGFRRLCPDEEMFRRYGHYGRDFPRGEFKVREAPVLKDIALELEELLGAGHDVVVDHGFWTHEERSHWAATVMGAGGVPVLIYLPVPHEVRWDRIRQRNEQSLVDANSIEFSEEDLLRHAGRFVPPADDEPHIVYDGHPEHVLAKLRRARPSTHEGPH, from the coding sequence TTGACCGCACGCCTCTCCGAAGCCCTGTCCGGTCGGCCAGATCCCGCGCCGCGGGCGATCCTTCTGTCTGGTCTGCAGGGATCCGGCAAAACAACCCTCGCCCGAGCTCTGGAGCAGGCCGGGTTCCGGCGCCTCTGTCCGGACGAGGAGATGTTCCGCCGGTACGGCCACTACGGCAGGGATTTCCCCCGGGGCGAGTTCAAGGTCCGGGAGGCCCCCGTGCTCAAGGACATCGCTCTTGAGCTCGAGGAGCTCCTGGGGGCCGGACACGACGTCGTGGTCGACCACGGCTTCTGGACTCACGAAGAGCGGTCCCACTGGGCCGCCACGGTGATGGGGGCCGGCGGCGTGCCTGTCCTCATCTACCTGCCGGTGCCGCACGAGGTGCGCTGGGACCGGATCCGGCAGCGAAACGAGCAGTCGCTGGTCGACGCCAACAGCATCGAGTTCAGCGAGGAAGACCTGCTTCGGCATGCGGGCCGCTTCGTCCCACCGGCCGACGACGAGCCGCACATCGTGTACGACGGTCACCCGGAGCACGTGCTGGCGAAGCTCCGCCGTGCGCGTCCTTCCACGCATGAGGGCCCGCATTGA
- a CDS encoding GNAT family N-acetyltransferase, whose translation MTYPIHLVGDQVALREFAPGDVDDVLAIIGDDQVTQWLSFDSRSRAEAVAMVEGAVARAQEQPRTEYYLAVTPKGEDRVVGFARIAFAGTQAGKLGYAIAAQEWGRGFATDAARCLTSYAFAELGLHRVSAAIGPSNLASIALVERLGFQREGVLRDHVHTNGGWRDSVLYSVLESEWRP comes from the coding sequence TTGACGTATCCGATCCACCTCGTTGGCGACCAGGTCGCGCTCAGGGAGTTCGCTCCCGGAGACGTCGACGACGTCCTGGCCATCATCGGCGACGACCAGGTCACCCAATGGCTGTCCTTCGACAGCCGCTCACGGGCCGAAGCCGTCGCCATGGTCGAAGGCGCAGTCGCCCGCGCGCAGGAGCAACCCCGCACCGAGTACTACCTTGCTGTGACGCCCAAGGGCGAAGACCGCGTCGTCGGCTTCGCCCGCATCGCGTTCGCCGGCACCCAGGCAGGCAAGTTGGGCTATGCGATTGCCGCCCAGGAGTGGGGCCGCGGGTTCGCCACGGATGCAGCCCGATGCCTGACCTCCTACGCCTTCGCTGAGCTCGGGCTGCACCGCGTCAGCGCCGCCATCGGCCCGTCGAACCTGGCCTCGATCGCCCTTGTCGAGCGCCTCGGATTCCAGCGAGAGGGCGTGCTCCGCGACCACGTGCACACCAACGGAGGCTGGCGAGACAGCGTGCTGTACTCGGTGTTGGAGAGCGAGTGGCGTCCGTAA
- a CDS encoding helix-turn-helix transcriptional regulator — MSDPLRRIDALVEEDTLPSPRVRQQLRLAAGLTQAEVADAIGVQRVAVARWEAGLTQPHRGNRLKYAHLLRRLAEKHPDAAVEGASDEE; from the coding sequence ATGTCGGATCCGCTGAGGCGAATTGACGCCCTGGTGGAGGAGGACACCCTCCCCTCACCCCGGGTCCGGCAGCAGCTGCGGCTTGCCGCCGGCCTCACGCAGGCCGAAGTCGCGGATGCCATCGGTGTCCAACGCGTCGCCGTCGCGCGGTGGGAGGCGGGACTCACCCAGCCTCACCGCGGCAACCGCCTGAAGTACGCCCACCTCCTCCGCCGGCTGGCCGAGAAGCACCCGGATGCCGCTGTCGAGGGGGCTTCCGATGAGGAGTGA